In Vibrio sp. FE10, the following are encoded in one genomic region:
- the pheT gene encoding phenylalanine--tRNA ligase subunit beta yields the protein MKFSESWLREWVKPAINSEELAHQITMAGLEVDDVEPVAGEFTGVKVGKVVECGQHPDADKLQVTKIDIGEEELLDIVCGASNCRLGLTVAVATVGAVLPGDFKIKKAKLRGVPSHGMLCSFSELGIDVESDGILELPEGTTLGMDVRELLELNDVTIDVDLTANRADCFSIRGLAREVGVLNRADVTEPTVDAVATSIEDTVSVEIKATDACPRYLGRVVKNVNVKAESPIWMQEKLRRCGIRSIDPVVDITNYVMLEQGQPMHAFDLAKIEGGIVVRLAEQGEKLTLLDGNEAELNSNTLVIADQNKALAIAGIFGGQDSGVTTETTDVLLEAAFFAPDHIRGRARAYGLHTDSSLRFERGVDSTLQAAAMERATQLLVEICGGEVAPVNGSESEADLPKANVVALRRAKLDSLLGHEIPSTDVVEILTRLGCTVSVVEDTETTEAGWTATSPSWRFDIAIEQDLIEEVGRIYGYDNIPNQAPKAALKMNDHKEANQPLKRVRDLLVDRGYHEAITYSFVEPEQQKLVVPGVEPLILPFPISADMSAMRLGLIQGLLNTVVHNQKRQQSRVRLFESGLRFIPEATAENGMRQEMMLAGVISGTRGEEHWDIATNTVDFFDLKGDLEAVLELSANEIAYSFKSAKHPALHPGQTAAIVVDGKEVGIIGTVHPELERKFGLNGRTIVFEIEWAAINTRVLPEAVAVSKFPANRRDIAVVVDEAVASGDIVEACIAAGGEFLTGAKLFDVYVGQGVEEGKKSLAIALSLQSVERTLEDADIAGSVDAIVASISEKFGAALRD from the coding sequence ATGAAATTCAGTGAATCTTGGCTACGCGAGTGGGTTAAACCTGCAATTAACAGCGAAGAGCTAGCTCACCAAATCACTATGGCTGGTTTGGAAGTTGACGATGTAGAACCTGTTGCTGGTGAATTCACCGGCGTTAAAGTAGGTAAAGTGGTTGAGTGCGGTCAGCACCCAGACGCAGACAAACTACAAGTAACTAAAATTGATATCGGCGAAGAAGAGCTTTTAGACATCGTATGTGGTGCATCTAACTGTCGTCTTGGCCTAACTGTAGCAGTAGCAACGGTTGGCGCAGTACTTCCTGGTGACTTCAAAATCAAGAAAGCAAAACTACGTGGCGTTCCATCGCACGGCATGCTTTGTTCTTTCTCTGAGCTAGGTATCGACGTAGAGTCTGACGGCATCCTTGAGCTGCCAGAAGGCACAACGCTAGGTATGGACGTACGTGAGCTTCTTGAGCTTAACGACGTAACTATCGACGTAGACCTAACAGCAAACCGCGCAGACTGCTTCAGCATCCGTGGCCTTGCTCGTGAAGTTGGCGTACTAAACCGCGCAGACGTTACAGAGCCAACAGTTGACGCTGTTGCAACAAGCATTGAAGACACAGTATCTGTTGAAATCAAAGCAACTGATGCTTGTCCACGTTACCTTGGCCGTGTGGTTAAGAACGTAAACGTGAAAGCGGAATCTCCAATCTGGATGCAAGAAAAACTGCGTCGTTGTGGTATCCGTTCAATCGACCCAGTTGTAGACATCACAAACTACGTGATGCTAGAGCAAGGCCAACCAATGCACGCATTTGATCTTGCTAAGATCGAAGGCGGTATCGTGGTTCGTCTAGCAGAGCAGGGCGAAAAGCTAACACTTCTAGATGGCAACGAAGCTGAACTAAACAGCAACACACTTGTTATCGCAGACCAAAACAAAGCACTAGCAATCGCTGGTATCTTTGGCGGTCAAGATTCTGGTGTGACTACTGAAACAACTGACGTACTTCTTGAAGCTGCATTCTTCGCACCGGATCACATCCGTGGTCGCGCACGTGCTTACGGCCTTCACACAGATTCTTCTCTACGTTTCGAACGTGGTGTTGATTCAACACTTCAAGCAGCAGCAATGGAGCGTGCAACACAGCTTCTAGTTGAAATCTGTGGTGGTGAAGTTGCGCCAGTAAACGGCAGCGAATCTGAAGCTGATCTTCCTAAAGCAAACGTAGTTGCTCTACGTCGCGCTAAGCTAGACAGCCTACTAGGTCACGAAATCCCATCTACAGACGTAGTGGAAATTCTTACTCGCCTAGGTTGTACTGTTTCTGTTGTAGAAGATACGGAGACGACTGAAGCTGGTTGGACGGCAACGTCTCCATCTTGGCGTTTTGATATCGCAATCGAGCAAGACCTAATTGAAGAAGTAGGTCGTATCTACGGTTACGATAACATTCCAAACCAAGCGCCTAAAGCGGCACTTAAAATGAATGACCACAAAGAAGCTAACCAACCGCTTAAGCGCGTTCGTGACCTTCTTGTAGACCGTGGCTACCACGAAGCAATCACATACAGCTTCGTAGAACCAGAACAGCAAAAACTTGTTGTACCTGGTGTTGAGCCGCTAATCCTGCCATTCCCAATCTCTGCGGACATGTCAGCAATGCGTCTTGGCCTAATCCAAGGTCTTCTAAACACCGTTGTTCACAACCAGAAGCGTCAACAGTCTCGCGTTCGTCTATTCGAATCAGGCCTACGTTTCATCCCTGAAGCAACGGCTGAAAACGGCATGCGCCAAGAAATGATGCTTGCGGGCGTTATCTCTGGTACTCGTGGCGAAGAGCACTGGGACATTGCAACTAACACTGTAGATTTCTTCGATCTTAAAGGTGACCTAGAAGCCGTTCTTGAGCTTTCTGCAAACGAAATCGCATACAGCTTCAAATCTGCTAAGCACCCAGCACTTCACCCAGGTCAAACTGCGGCTATCGTAGTAGACGGCAAAGAAGTGGGTATCATTGGTACTGTTCACCCAGAACTAGAGCGTAAGTTTGGTCTTAACGGCCGCACTATCGTATTCGAAATCGAATGGGCAGCTATCAACACTCGCGTGCTTCCAGAAGCAGTAGCCGTATCTAAGTTCCCTGCAAACCGTCGTGATATCGCCGTTGTTGTTGACGAAGCAGTCGCTTCTGGCGACATCGTTGAAGCGTGTATCGCTGCTGGTGGCGAATTCCTAACAGGCGCTAAACTGTTCGACGTATACGTTGGTCAAGGCGTTGAAGAAGGTAAGAAGAGCCTAGCTATCGCACTTAGCCTACAGTCTGTAGAGCGCACTCTTGAAGATGCAGACATCGCTGGTTCAGTAGATGCTATCGTAGCTTCAATCTCAGAGAAATTCGGCGCAGCACTTCGCGACTAA
- a CDS encoding AAA family ATPase, with protein sequence MSFHLNNFLKNQILDDNCSYLYLLSLLKKQKGKKLTKAIYSELGDIEQLRRRVGRQVERYRRIVDQNMTLARDSSNLVLTPLKSIQVKNFRGFSSLNDNDQGTLIPFSKGVNVFFAPNGGGKTSLCEAIEYSLTDNVKEADRRNTPLKNYIKNGGTPSIICELVNGVVPKSPFWNSCFIDRNRLQEFSLLGSKDTNVKQADVLATLFELEEIDDIVNGMVKPASFKAIEFIRSSGQERYDAVNQELAAKRRLRKTKIDEIQGEQQLLAELFGLEKYDSAHIVARKNYFDRLKKHLVLSTQKFEVVGEEIKLDSLIKYIDSITWLIELLENRRNLLATNASKVNYKDLYKAIQNFGDMSDIESCPTCETPIKDVYKHPKKVVEDELPKLEFLDRASITCTKIELQLQERITVSSAYLQTFLNLHRDTLSENLVLAIDSTLSSNKSDSAEYLIQLSALNEFSAEIETLNVEIRAKNKRVVNQAKRLESLNSEIDKIEEKLSSATVFETNIATKSVNLSEAHEEIIRFLSQRKNQFNQILSDERFNDFAKQLEGSYKKLFSELNEYKRGVEAENISGIEQSTLNYYSQINKHDNPNEIVSEVKFQQLGGTYRIILKMQDGREDDAFCVLSEGHLRGLGLALLLSVAKKNCHPIIIFDDVVNAIDTEHRSNIIDMFSEDDYLKQVQRIITTHDRMFWEKISNKHKRATDADTFSSQILKSTPKGIVIQNFGVSYSQKVKEALDVYDIRQALVYSRIWFETMINEYCVNNQIQITTTFSSRQLKKDNWLEISLEATYSEFAKSLNGNVDTFNYLKNDLINWGGQNQEHHAFDEYNYNFSHATTSLEVQTIYEKLWVFEVQLNQDKTIEKLNHEKAEHEWIREQATRQLANQGFVDNATQELVQDCRDRLEKANSELRLLNKILEQV encoded by the coding sequence ATGAGTTTTCATTTAAATAATTTCCTCAAAAATCAAATTCTAGATGATAATTGTTCTTACCTATATTTATTGTCTCTGCTTAAAAAGCAGAAGGGCAAAAAGCTTACAAAAGCAATTTATTCAGAACTGGGTGACATAGAACAGTTAAGAAGAAGAGTTGGAAGGCAGGTCGAAAGGTATAGACGAATTGTGGACCAAAATATGACTTTAGCACGTGACAGCTCTAATTTAGTGCTGACACCGCTGAAGTCAATACAAGTTAAAAACTTTAGAGGTTTCTCTTCCCTTAACGACAATGATCAAGGGACATTAATCCCATTTAGTAAGGGTGTTAATGTCTTTTTTGCACCAAACGGTGGGGGAAAAACATCATTATGTGAGGCTATCGAATATAGCCTTACAGATAATGTAAAAGAAGCTGATCGCAGAAATACCCCGTTAAAAAACTATATAAAGAATGGCGGAACACCAAGCATTATCTGCGAGTTGGTCAATGGAGTCGTCCCTAAATCACCATTTTGGAATAGTTGTTTTATTGATAGGAACAGGCTTCAAGAATTCTCGCTATTGGGTTCAAAGGATACTAACGTTAAACAAGCAGATGTTCTTGCTACATTGTTTGAACTCGAAGAAATTGATGACATTGTAAATGGAATGGTTAAGCCAGCTTCATTTAAAGCTATTGAGTTTATTCGAAGCTCTGGTCAAGAGCGTTATGACGCGGTTAATCAAGAACTAGCTGCTAAAAGACGCTTGAGAAAAACAAAGATAGATGAAATCCAAGGCGAGCAACAGCTCTTAGCGGAACTGTTTGGGTTAGAAAAATATGATAGTGCTCATATAGTAGCAAGGAAAAACTACTTTGATCGGTTGAAGAAACATTTAGTGTTAAGTACTCAGAAATTTGAAGTTGTTGGTGAAGAGATCAAACTAGACTCCCTTATTAAATATATTGATTCAATTACTTGGCTAATTGAGTTATTAGAAAATAGAAGGAACTTGTTAGCAACTAATGCTAGCAAAGTTAACTACAAAGACTTGTATAAGGCTATTCAAAATTTCGGTGATATGTCTGATATTGAGAGTTGTCCAACTTGTGAAACACCCATAAAAGACGTTTACAAACATCCAAAGAAAGTTGTTGAAGACGAGTTACCGAAACTAGAGTTTTTAGATCGGGCATCGATAACCTGCACAAAGATCGAGCTTCAATTACAAGAACGTATAACAGTTTCCTCTGCCTATCTACAAACGTTCTTAAATCTTCATCGGGATACTTTATCGGAAAACTTGGTTCTCGCAATTGATAGTACTTTATCTTCAAACAAATCGGATTCAGCCGAGTATTTAATACAATTATCAGCATTGAACGAATTCTCGGCTGAGATAGAAACATTAAATGTTGAGATTAGAGCAAAAAATAAGAGAGTAGTAAATCAAGCTAAACGCCTCGAATCTCTGAATTCTGAAATTGATAAGATCGAAGAAAAGCTCAGCTCTGCTACAGTTTTTGAAACAAATATTGCCACGAAGTCTGTCAATCTATCGGAGGCACACGAAGAGATAATTCGCTTTCTAAGTCAAAGAAAAAATCAATTTAATCAGATTCTTAGTGATGAAAGGTTTAACGATTTTGCAAAACAACTAGAAGGTAGTTACAAGAAACTGTTTTCAGAACTTAATGAATACAAGCGAGGAGTAGAGGCTGAAAATATAAGTGGGATAGAACAATCAACGCTCAATTATTACAGTCAGATCAACAAGCATGACAACCCAAATGAAATTGTGTCGGAAGTTAAATTTCAGCAACTGGGTGGTACATATAGAATTATTCTTAAGATGCAAGATGGTCGTGAAGATGATGCATTTTGTGTGTTAAGTGAAGGACACTTGAGAGGCTTGGGACTTGCTTTACTGTTATCTGTAGCAAAGAAAAATTGTCATCCAATAATTATTTTTGATGATGTAGTCAATGCAATTGATACTGAACATCGGTCAAATATTATAGATATGTTTAGTGAAGATGATTATCTAAAACAGGTTCAAAGGATAATAACAACACATGACAGAATGTTTTGGGAAAAGATTTCCAACAAACATAAAAGAGCAACTGATGCTGATACATTTTCAAGTCAAATATTAAAATCGACACCAAAGGGGATAGTAATACAAAACTTTGGTGTAAGTTACTCTCAAAAGGTTAAAGAAGCGTTAGATGTGTACGATATTCGTCAGGCTTTAGTCTACTCGCGAATTTGGTTTGAAACTATGATCAATGAGTATTGTGTCAACAATCAAATTCAAATTACGACAACATTTTCTAGTAGACAGCTCAAAAAAGATAATTGGTTGGAAATTAGCTTAGAGGCTACTTATAGCGAGTTTGCGAAATCATTGAACGGGAATGTCGATACCTTTAATTACCTGAAAAACGACCTAATAAACTGGGGAGGTCAAAATCAAGAGCACCATGCATTTGATGAATATAACTATAACTTCTCTCATGCAACAACTAGCCTAGAAGTTCAAACAATCTATGAGAAGTTATGGGTGTTTGAGGTTCAGTTGAATCAAGACAAAACTATTGAGAAGCTAAACCATGAGAAAGCAGAACATGAATGGATTAGGGAACAAGCTACCCGCCAGCTAGCAAATCAAGGTTTTGTTGATAATGCTACTCAAGAACTTGTGCAAGATTGCAGAGACCGCCTTGAAAAAGCCAATAGTGAGTTAAGGTTGTTGAACAAGATTTTAGAACAAGTTTAG
- a CDS encoding TIR domain-containing protein, producing the protein MTKVFISYSHSDQRYVSDIKSVRLNRNHGLGFNDKSLQEPIYNEEGHVNRRPPHDSASYLVRQEISRRLQESDKLLVLLGNDTHSKLWVEWEINEFRKLKQGSDILVMKVPNSFGGAPKIVQQEVYDWDLNMVSSWVRG; encoded by the coding sequence GTGACCAAGGTATTTATTAGCTATAGCCACAGTGACCAACGCTACGTTAGCGACATCAAATCTGTAAGGTTAAACAGAAATCATGGTTTGGGGTTTAATGACAAGTCATTGCAAGAACCCATTTACAACGAAGAAGGACATGTAAATCGACGACCACCTCACGATTCCGCATCATATCTCGTACGTCAGGAAATAAGCAGACGACTTCAGGAGTCAGATAAGCTCTTAGTGCTTTTAGGAAATGATACTCATAGTAAGCTTTGGGTCGAATGGGAAATAAACGAATTTAGGAAGCTGAAACAAGGATCTGACATTCTTGTCATGAAAGTTCCTAATTCATTCGGAGGCGCTCCTAAAATTGTCCAGCAGGAGGTTTATGATTGGGATTTAAACATGGTATCTAGTTGGGTTCGTGGTTGA
- a CDS encoding alpha-amylase has protein sequence MSNNQNNHKANQGNENKGTSGHNAAYQKAQDNRANQRNPNNVRFQGKK, from the coding sequence ATGAGCAACAATCAAAACAACCATAAAGCAAACCAAGGAAATGAGAATAAAGGAACCTCTGGCCACAATGCTGCTTATCAAAAAGCACAAGATAATCGCGCAAACCAACGGAACCCAAACAATGTTCGATTTCAAGGAAAAAAATAG